A single region of the Terriglobales bacterium genome encodes:
- a CDS encoding sulfite oxidase-like oxidoreductase, with product MFSGVFSGNERRQLEAKMKAAGRLPPNQALTLKWPVLHYGSVPHFDPARWDLKLFGAVESPLRFTWDEFNRLPRVRVTSDFHCVTRWSRFDNHWEGVAFRELLKRMKPKPGAKYVLIHGEQGYTANVPLADLDRDNVLLATHHDGSPLTAEHGGPLRLIVPHLYAWKSVKWLRGFEFQEQEHAGFWERNGYHIYGDPFKEQRFDTD from the coding sequence ATGTTTAGCGGCGTATTCAGCGGAAACGAACGCAGGCAACTGGAAGCCAAGATGAAGGCCGCGGGCCGGCTGCCGCCCAACCAGGCGCTGACGCTCAAGTGGCCCGTTCTGCACTACGGTTCGGTGCCCCACTTCGATCCGGCGCGATGGGACCTGAAGTTGTTCGGCGCAGTGGAATCGCCGCTGCGTTTCACCTGGGACGAGTTCAACCGCCTGCCGCGCGTTCGCGTGACCAGCGACTTCCATTGCGTTACGCGCTGGAGCCGCTTCGACAATCATTGGGAAGGCGTGGCGTTTCGCGAGTTGCTCAAGCGGATGAAGCCGAAGCCGGGCGCGAAATACGTCCTCATCCACGGCGAGCAGGGATACACCGCCAACGTCCCGCTGGCCGATCTCGACCGCGACAACGTGCTGCTTGCCACGCACCACGACGGCTCTCCGCTCACCGCCGAGCACGGTGGCCCGCTGCGGCTGATCGTGCCGCATCTGTACGCGTGGAAGTCGGTGAAATGGCTGCGCGGCTTCGAATTCCAGGAGCAGGAGCACGCCGGATTCTGGGAGCGCAACGGTTACCACATCTACGGCGACCCGTTTAAGGAGCAGAGGTTCGATACGGACTGA
- a CDS encoding SPOR domain-containing protein — protein MREAQDTEIMLGTGRLLVLFFGLVVVCAVFFGLGFTLGRSSPHGVAEAAVAPASAPAPAVVAGGKPAATRSAAEPSSECATAPCEKPSTSDELAFYRNAPEKPAEAASAAASAVSPPKPAERETPRPAASSATPVSGFVVQIAAVTKRDDADALAAALRKKNYPVFTVPDSNDRLFHVQVGPFPDRKDAAAMKDRLAGDGYNAIVK, from the coding sequence ATGCGTGAAGCACAGGACACGGAAATCATGCTGGGGACGGGCCGCCTGCTCGTCCTCTTCTTTGGACTCGTCGTAGTGTGCGCCGTCTTCTTCGGCCTGGGATTCACTCTGGGCCGCAGCTCACCGCACGGCGTGGCCGAAGCCGCCGTCGCGCCCGCGAGCGCGCCTGCGCCGGCGGTGGTGGCTGGCGGCAAGCCCGCGGCCACGCGCTCGGCTGCTGAACCGTCCAGCGAGTGCGCCACGGCGCCGTGCGAGAAGCCTTCCACCTCCGACGAGCTCGCCTTCTACCGGAACGCGCCGGAGAAACCGGCGGAAGCCGCTTCAGCCGCTGCTTCTGCTGTGAGTCCGCCGAAACCAGCCGAGCGCGAGACGCCGCGCCCGGCCGCTTCGTCGGCGACGCCGGTTTCAGGATTCGTTGTGCAGATTGCCGCCGTGACCAAGCGCGACGATGCGGACGCGCTGGCCGCCGCCCTGCGCAAGAAGAACTATCCCGTCTTCACCGTTCCCGATTCCAACGACAGGCTCTTCCACGTGCAAGTGGGCCCGTTCCCCGATCGCAAAGACGCCGCCGCGATGAAAGACCGGCTGGCGGGCGATGGGTATAACGCGATTGTGAAGTAG
- a CDS encoding SPFH domain-containing protein translates to MPSTAIIVTIVVVYLLSCIKILNEWERGVILRFGRVLGRPKGPGIIFVFKPVDRIRRVSLQQEAFEVPPQDIITRDNVTLKVNAVIFLKVSDPVRAVVTVDNYRYQTSQFAQTTLRSVLGEVELDELLAHRDKINLRLQSILDQHTDPWGVKVTTVEVKQVDMPESMLRAMAKQAEAEREKRAKIIHAEGEYAAAQRLVEAAQLLATQPTSIQLRYLQTLTEIGVEKNTTIVFPLPIDILSGIQKLIGQQVGHSQG, encoded by the coding sequence GTGCCGTCTACCGCGATCATCGTCACTATCGTCGTTGTCTACCTGCTGAGCTGCATCAAGATCCTGAACGAGTGGGAGCGCGGCGTGATCCTGCGCTTCGGACGCGTGCTCGGCCGGCCGAAGGGTCCGGGCATCATCTTCGTATTCAAGCCGGTGGACCGCATCCGCCGCGTGTCGCTGCAGCAGGAGGCGTTCGAAGTCCCGCCGCAGGACATCATCACGCGCGACAACGTTACCCTGAAGGTGAACGCGGTCATCTTCCTCAAGGTCAGCGATCCCGTGCGCGCCGTGGTCACGGTGGACAACTACCGCTACCAGACGTCGCAATTCGCGCAGACCACGCTGCGCTCCGTGCTCGGCGAAGTGGAGCTCGACGAGTTGCTCGCGCACCGCGACAAGATCAACCTCCGCCTGCAAAGCATCCTCGACCAGCACACCGATCCCTGGGGCGTGAAGGTCACCACCGTGGAAGTGAAGCAGGTCGACATGCCCGAGAGCATGCTGCGCGCCATGGCCAAGCAGGCCGAAGCCGAGCGCGAGAAGCGCGCCAAGATCATCCACGCGGAAGGCGAGTACGCCGCGGCGCAGCGCCTGGTCGAGGCCGCGCAACTGCTGGCCACGCAACCCACGTCCATCCAACTGCGCTACCTGCAAACACTGACCGAGATCGGGGTGGAGAAAAACACCACCATCGTCTTCCCCCTGCCGATCGATATCCTGAGCGGCATCCAGAAGCTGATTGGTCAACAGGTAGGCCATTCGCAAGGCTGA
- a CDS encoding nodulation protein NfeD: MNAGLVHRREPRGRRSKPGLHACVLVWALLLCAPAAAQVVKVTIDDMIHPISDEVIGRAIDYARNNHADAVLIELSTPGGLVDSTRSIVSKVLSSPAPVVVYVAPTGARAASAGFFILEAADVAAMAPGTNTGAAHPVTIGGGDKLDPVMKEKMENDAAAFMRSYTSKRGRNSQAAESAVRQSKSFTDQEAMQQHLIDVVARDREDLFRQLDGRTVTRFDGNKVTLHLAGKPVHEVPYSLKQRILSFIMDPNVAFVLLAVGMLALYAEFNHPGAVVPGVVGFIFILLAVFALNILPTNYAAVALILLGFTFFALEAKYSAHGVLGLGGIVALTLGGLLLVDGPIPAMRVHLSTALAVSVPLGAITMFLMALVVQARRKKSMTGIEGLVGAVGVARSPLSPEGKVFIQGELWNAVSPVAIGVGEPVRVREVEGLLLHVEPAKN, translated from the coding sequence ATGAACGCTGGGTTGGTCCATCGCCGGGAACCGCGGGGGAGACGCAGCAAGCCAGGTCTCCACGCCTGCGTCCTCGTGTGGGCGCTGCTGCTGTGCGCGCCGGCGGCGGCGCAAGTCGTCAAGGTGACGATTGACGACATGATCCATCCCATCAGCGACGAGGTGATCGGCCGCGCCATCGATTACGCCCGCAACAATCACGCCGACGCCGTGCTCATCGAACTTTCCACGCCCGGCGGACTGGTGGACTCCACGCGTTCCATCGTGAGCAAGGTTCTCTCCTCGCCGGCGCCGGTGGTTGTTTACGTGGCGCCGACGGGGGCGCGCGCCGCCAGCGCCGGCTTCTTCATCCTCGAGGCAGCCGACGTCGCCGCGATGGCGCCCGGCACCAACACCGGAGCGGCGCACCCGGTGACCATCGGCGGCGGGGACAAGCTCGATCCCGTGATGAAGGAGAAAATGGAGAATGATGCCGCCGCCTTCATGCGCTCCTACACCAGCAAGCGCGGGCGCAACAGCCAGGCCGCCGAGAGCGCCGTGCGGCAGTCGAAATCCTTCACTGACCAGGAAGCAATGCAGCAGCACCTGATCGACGTGGTCGCGCGCGACCGCGAGGACCTTTTCCGCCAGCTCGATGGGCGCACGGTAACGCGCTTCGACGGCAACAAGGTGACTCTCCACCTCGCCGGCAAACCGGTGCACGAAGTTCCCTACTCGCTGAAGCAGCGCATCCTCAGCTTCATCATGGATCCAAACGTCGCCTTCGTGCTGCTGGCCGTGGGCATGCTGGCGCTCTACGCCGAGTTCAATCATCCCGGCGCCGTCGTGCCTGGCGTGGTCGGCTTCATCTTCATCCTGCTGGCGGTGTTCGCACTGAACATTCTGCCCACCAACTATGCGGCGGTGGCGCTCATCCTGCTCGGGTTCACGTTTTTCGCGCTCGAGGCCAAGTACAGCGCGCACGGCGTGCTGGGACTCGGCGGCATTGTGGCGCTCACGCTCGGCGGCCTATTGCTGGTTGACGGGCCTATTCCCGCGATGCGCGTGCACCTCTCCACCGCGCTGGCGGTCAGCGTTCCGCTGGGCGCGATCACCATGTTCCTGATGGCGCTGGTTGTGCAGGCGAGGCGCAAGAAAAGCATGACCGGCATCGAAGGCCTGGTCGGCGCAGTAGGCGTGGCGCGCTCGCCGCTCAGTCCAGAAGGAAAAGTCTTCATCCAGGGCGAGTTGTGGAACGCCGTCTCGCCGGTCGCCATCGGCGTAGGCGAGCCGGTGCGCGTGCGTGAGGTCGAGGGGCTGCTGTTGCACGTGGAACCGGCCAAGAACTAG
- a CDS encoding tetratricopeptide repeat protein translates to MFCAFLLPVLAAAAPAQFHAPTAQTIVVMPFENQSHAPGLEWISEAFPEVIGQRLRSPSLFVMGREERLYAFDRLGVPAGLRLSRATMYRIAEEMDADYAVLGSFNYDGQTFSATAQVLAIKGMRLFPPATETGPLLNILEVQSALAWNVLRVLEPETLAAKNSFVAAAAPIRLDALENYVRGVTATERAQKLRYLREAVRLNAGYTAAILQLGKAYFAGRDYENAALWLAKTPRTAPQAGEAAFFEGLADYYLGAFDKAEAAFTTVAARLPLTEVCNNLGVVTSRRGKHAAALDYFQKAVQADPNDPDYRFNLAVALFRNGDTAGASRQLREALARRPGDSEAKAFLDSLSSIRGPEPAAAGSRVPLERIKRNYDEVSFRQMALEMQNAAEARMARTDPATHAAFHVERGRQFLADGFLLEAEQQFREAVMLNPANAAAHLGWAAALEKSDAARSRSEALAAVRLQPSAEAYLILARLDLRDNRTDEAAANVARALELEPANAAALTLQRAVAARQGAASAATPQP, encoded by the coding sequence TTGTTCTGTGCATTCCTGCTGCCGGTGCTCGCGGCAGCGGCCCCGGCCCAGTTCCACGCGCCCACGGCGCAGACCATTGTGGTCATGCCGTTCGAGAACCAGTCGCACGCGCCGGGACTGGAGTGGATCAGCGAGGCCTTCCCGGAAGTGATTGGGCAGCGGCTGCGCTCGCCTTCCCTGTTCGTCATGGGACGCGAGGAGCGCCTTTACGCCTTCGACCGGCTGGGCGTGCCGGCCGGCCTGCGCCTGTCGCGCGCCACCATGTACCGCATCGCCGAGGAAATGGACGCCGACTACGCCGTGCTGGGCAGCTTCAACTACGACGGCCAGACGTTCTCCGCCACAGCCCAGGTGCTCGCCATCAAGGGCATGCGGCTTTTTCCGCCGGCGACCGAGACTGGCCCGCTGCTCAACATTCTGGAAGTGCAGAGCGCCCTGGCGTGGAACGTGCTCCGTGTCCTCGAACCGGAAACGCTCGCCGCCAAGAATTCGTTTGTGGCGGCGGCAGCGCCCATCCGGCTGGACGCGTTGGAGAACTACGTCCGCGGCGTGACCGCCACCGAACGCGCGCAGAAGCTGCGCTATCTGCGCGAAGCGGTGCGGCTCAATGCGGGCTACACGGCGGCCATTCTCCAGCTCGGGAAGGCGTACTTCGCCGGCCGCGATTACGAGAACGCCGCGCTCTGGCTGGCGAAGACGCCGCGCACGGCTCCTCAGGCCGGCGAAGCGGCATTCTTCGAGGGCCTGGCCGACTACTACCTGGGCGCGTTCGACAAGGCCGAAGCTGCATTCACCACCGTTGCCGCGCGGCTGCCGCTCACCGAAGTCTGCAATAACCTGGGCGTGGTGACCTCGCGACGCGGCAAACACGCCGCGGCGCTCGACTACTTCCAGAAGGCTGTTCAGGCCGATCCGAACGACCCGGACTATCGCTTCAACCTCGCGGTCGCGCTGTTCCGCAACGGCGATACGGCCGGAGCGTCGCGGCAACTGCGCGAGGCGCTGGCGCGGCGTCCGGGAGACAGCGAGGCCAAGGCTTTTTTGGATTCGCTCAGCTCGATCCGCGGCCCGGAACCGGCCGCGGCCGGCTCGCGCGTGCCGCTGGAGCGCATCAAGCGCAACTACGACGAGGTTTCCTTCCGGCAGATGGCGCTCGAGATGCAGAACGCCGCCGAAGCCCGCATGGCACGAACCGATCCGGCGACCCACGCCGCCTTCCACGTGGAGCGCGGGCGCCAGTTCCTGGCCGACGGATTCCTGCTCGAGGCCGAGCAGCAGTTCCGCGAGGCAGTGATGCTCAACCCGGCCAACGCCGCGGCGCACCTGGGCTGGGCGGCGGCCCTGGAAAAGTCGGACGCGGCGCGCTCGCGCAGCGAAGCTCTGGCGGCGGTGCGGCTGCAGCCTTCGGCGGAAGCGTATCTCATCCTCGCCCGCCTCGATTTGCGCGACAATAGGACAGACGAAGCCGCCGCGAACGTGGCGCGCGCGCTCGAACTGGAGCCGGCCAACGCGGCTGCGCTCACTTTGCAGCGCGCCGTCGCCGCGCGCCAGGGCGCCGCATCCGCGGCCACGCCACAGCCATGA
- a CDS encoding TetR/AcrR family transcriptional regulator, with protein sequence MATLVTSRMPGRAPARTASRLNSRLGPEDRREQILDSAIPLFARHGFNGTTTRRIAEKAGVNEAIIFRHFPTKQDLYWAIIERKCRTAGRRQMIQEKLCSGASETEIFTAIARAMLERTRKDQDVTRLLLFSSLERHELSERFFRTYVSEVYYALGEYIQERIEAGAFRPVDPVLGARMFLGMVVYHNWVQELFGGGKLRRYDADLVARTVAETWLRGVQVREAGAQNGSAPGDPRSRRAVARVNGAAHRSQTRNGDR encoded by the coding sequence TTGGCCACCCTCGTCACATCCCGTATGCCGGGACGAGCGCCGGCGCGCACCGCTTCACGCCTGAACTCCCGCTTGGGTCCGGAAGACCGGCGCGAGCAGATCCTCGACTCCGCCATCCCCTTGTTCGCGCGCCACGGTTTCAACGGGACCACCACGCGCCGCATCGCGGAAAAGGCCGGCGTCAACGAAGCCATCATCTTCCGTCATTTCCCAACCAAGCAGGACCTCTACTGGGCCATCATCGAGCGCAAGTGCCGCACCGCGGGCCGGCGACAGATGATCCAGGAAAAACTTTGCAGCGGCGCCAGCGAGACGGAAATCTTTACCGCCATCGCGCGCGCCATGCTGGAGCGCACCCGCAAAGACCAGGACGTGACCCGCCTGCTGCTGTTCAGCTCGCTCGAACGGCACGAGCTGAGCGAACGCTTCTTTCGCACCTACGTCTCGGAGGTCTACTACGCGCTGGGTGAGTACATCCAGGAGCGCATCGAAGCGGGCGCCTTCCGACCGGTGGACCCGGTGCTGGGGGCGCGCATGTTTCTGGGCATGGTCGTCTACCACAACTGGGTGCAGGAACTGTTTGGCGGCGGCAAGCTGCGCCGGTACGACGCTGACCTCGTCGCGCGCACCGTAGCCGAGACGTGGCTGCGCGGAGTGCAGGTCCGCGAGGCGGGAGCGCAAAACGGCAGCGCGCCAGGGGATCCACGCAGCCGGCGAGCCGTGGCTCGTGTGAACGGCGCCGCCCACAGATCGCAGACACGAAACGGGGACCGATGA
- a CDS encoding efflux RND transporter periplasmic adaptor subunit, with protein MKHITLQNAARRPAAWLPPITAILLLLAGCSEKKAAGPAAPQTVPVSVATATVRNVPLELSSIGNVQAFTSVMIKSQVNGIVTAVHFTQGQDVKQGDLLFTLDRRPFEADLARAQAQLAKDQADLANARAQAARFTALLKEGVVSAQQAEQMTTNAAALEAAVNADKAQVEYSRVQLQYTQIYAPISGRTGDVLVHPGNVVKANDVPVLVSINQVTPIYAEFSIPEQNLADVKKYMALGKLAVRAMVADGGAPVEGTLTFVDNAVDPQTGTIKLKGTFANTERRLWPGQFVNLVLTLAVEPNALVVPSSAIQNGQNGPFLYVVRQDNTVQRRDVMVERTINDQTVVRSGLQAGETVVTDGQLRLQPDARVDIKSAVNAPPAGSETPKAAQGSGAGAGAARGATSTPAEASASSDTAAQRGRQASGQ; from the coding sequence ATGAAGCACATCACGCTACAGAACGCGGCGCGCCGTCCGGCGGCATGGCTGCCGCCCATCACGGCAATCTTGCTGTTGCTGGCCGGCTGCTCGGAGAAGAAGGCGGCGGGCCCGGCCGCTCCGCAGACGGTGCCGGTGTCGGTGGCCACGGCCACGGTAAGGAACGTGCCACTTGAGTTGTCGTCCATTGGCAACGTGCAGGCGTTTACCTCGGTGATGATCAAGTCGCAGGTGAACGGCATCGTCACCGCGGTGCACTTCACCCAGGGGCAGGACGTGAAGCAGGGCGACCTGCTGTTCACGCTCGACCGCCGTCCGTTCGAAGCTGACCTGGCGCGCGCGCAAGCGCAGCTCGCCAAGGACCAGGCCGACCTGGCCAATGCCCGCGCGCAGGCTGCGCGCTTCACCGCTCTGCTGAAAGAAGGCGTGGTCTCGGCGCAGCAGGCCGAGCAGATGACCACCAACGCCGCCGCGCTCGAAGCCGCCGTAAACGCCGACAAGGCCCAGGTCGAGTACTCACGCGTCCAGCTCCAGTACACGCAGATTTACGCGCCCATCAGCGGACGCACCGGCGACGTGCTGGTGCATCCCGGCAATGTCGTCAAGGCCAATGATGTTCCCGTGCTGGTGAGCATCAACCAGGTCACGCCGATATACGCCGAGTTCAGCATTCCCGAGCAGAACCTGGCCGACGTGAAGAAGTACATGGCGCTGGGCAAGCTCGCTGTTCGCGCGATGGTGGCCGATGGCGGCGCTCCGGTCGAAGGCACGCTCACCTTCGTGGACAACGCAGTTGATCCGCAGACCGGCACCATCAAGCTGAAGGGCACCTTCGCGAACACCGAGCGGCGCCTGTGGCCCGGCCAGTTCGTGAACCTGGTGCTGACCCTGGCGGTTGAACCGAACGCGCTGGTAGTTCCGTCTTCGGCGATCCAGAACGGCCAGAACGGCCCGTTCCTGTACGTCGTCAGGCAGGACAACACGGTACAGCGCCGCGACGTGATGGTAGAGCGCACCATCAACGACCAGACGGTCGTCCGCAGCGGCCTGCAGGCCGGCGAGACGGTGGTCACCGACGGACAGCTGCGTCTCCAGCCCGACGCCAGGGTTGACATCAAGAGCGCGGTGAACGCGCCGCCGGCGGGCAGCGAAACGCCCAAGGCGGCGCAGGGAAGCGGAGCCGGAGCAGGCGCGGCGCGAGGCGCCACGTCTACACCGGCAGAGGCCAGCGCCAGCAGCGACACCGCTGCGCAGCGCGGCAGGCAGGCCAGCGGACAATGA